From the Leptolyngbya sp. O-77 genome, one window contains:
- a CDS encoding TylF/MycF/NovP-related O-methyltransferase, whose product MSQHLLLYTDDFGSGGVAQYNHEVVLGLRAQDYRVTLVQTQVDTVQTQAQAKAGVVHEWLDYNTISEVQRTLDDTASPERIFHRVRPDFILFSDSHPLSNFAAKQVAIQQRIPYAIVIGYVAPDLAERFGDRLDALSEQYHHAREVILVSQENLQLLRQHFRLPDNKGRVILYGRPAEFFEPRNAETRQRLRAELGIKDDQVLCFSVAQIVARKGFQLQLGAIAQLRHLPVWSSLQFAWAGSGDPALMAQYEREIAEMGAGDRVHLLGRRWDIQDWYDAADMFLLPSWREGMPLAIMEAMAKGLPVAASAVSGIPEELGETGKLLSDPNQNPVQTIADLVDIIQTWALHPEQRRAAGEGCRQRAINLFQQHRMLDETISLLADLMLPAGDYVSPGLALVRPDHAFPNKIVGNCEDCGWPYLRREVPHNWYVDRRHPVVGFLSRDEAHILYNTALQFRGQRALEIGCWMGWSACHLALAGVELDVVDPLLERPEFFDSVSQSLTAAGVRDRVALYPGFSPGAVQALAAQEQRRWSLIFIDGNHEAPGPLEDAIACELLATEDALIIFHDLSSPDVAQGLDYLRDRGWNTLVYQTMQIMGVAWRGNVKPIRHTPDPAVSWTLPAHLKHYTVSGWQEAAPTAHPALHALIQMAERVEALPPVAEPISQETARAIATDLREGQAAYIAGEWDTALERCHRAIERGAGAASAHAILSNLYGQRAQLQASVQHFAWANTAHTTLGKASYAEFQELVQVVRPYTLLSEERLFSLYALTKQICLEDLPGNLVECGTFKGGAAALIAAVVKRYSQRSRKLYACDTFEGMPEPVEVDKHNGVPANDTDWGAGTLKAPIEENLAVVCQALDVQDIVVPVKGLFQDTLPEYRAEMGDIALLHADGDWYESTLAIFNLLYHQVIPSGAVQIDDYGFWEGCRQAIHEFERQQRSSFALRRIDSTGVWFRKSDAIAPAQDYGQLLCQLGTLAYQLGDRPLATAATAAALRLVPNLLAAELIQQQLQQSQGAALQQVRLAITRYQSAASASERLSALELLRQHRYQLIEQLLNLAPEELETAFAGELGQAHRLILDSGIRLEPLTETDEAIALQLIATLSEGWANQTSALLAAMLYCYPHHLPDGFDPTFMPPSLLADIVRYLCAPPTMFMELGEADEYAKYLERWVDRLYEQVQNDPTDFLWQKVAQVTLQTLDLTPLYLTRRSLKSLCQKRSALIAQALTAEGAALDYDFPVAPRARARSSGWGILSPGFIPQTKTAATLPVFRDLNRDQFEVILFSLTSYEHPAAQYCLQYADRAVQLPGRLAEQVDVLRQAELDILWIATNTAAMTDSITLLASHRLSRVQVCGMNSPISSGIAQIDYWLTSRLAGSADQAQRHFTEHLLPLEAAGQCFDLSVEGSDPPTEPVDRAMLGIADNEVVFISGASFYKISPELEAAWAEILANVPGSRLLIYPFNPNYSNQYPLAAFQRRLSKQLTARNVEGDRLFDLWVPPPAEPTCKRECN is encoded by the coding sequence ATGTCTCAACACCTCTTGCTCTACACAGATGACTTTGGCAGCGGCGGCGTTGCCCAGTACAACCATGAAGTTGTTTTGGGGCTGCGTGCCCAAGACTATCGGGTAACGCTGGTGCAAACTCAAGTGGACACGGTGCAAACGCAAGCGCAAGCCAAGGCAGGGGTCGTCCACGAATGGCTGGACTACAACACGATCTCGGAGGTGCAGCGCACGCTTGACGATACGGCAAGCCCAGAGCGCATTTTCCATCGGGTGCGTCCAGACTTTATTCTGTTCAGCGATTCACATCCGCTCTCGAACTTCGCAGCCAAGCAAGTGGCGATTCAGCAGCGTATCCCCTACGCCATTGTGATTGGATACGTTGCGCCCGATCTGGCAGAGCGGTTTGGCGATCGCCTCGATGCCCTGTCAGAGCAGTATCACCACGCTAGAGAAGTGATTCTCGTCTCTCAGGAAAACCTCCAGCTTCTCCGACAGCATTTCCGTCTGCCAGACAACAAGGGGCGCGTCATCCTGTATGGGCGACCGGCTGAGTTTTTTGAGCCGAGAAATGCAGAAACCCGGCAGCGGCTACGGGCAGAACTGGGCATTAAAGACGACCAAGTATTGTGCTTTTCTGTGGCTCAAATCGTTGCTCGAAAAGGGTTTCAGCTCCAGCTTGGGGCGATCGCTCAGTTGCGGCATCTGCCCGTCTGGTCGTCTCTGCAATTTGCCTGGGCAGGAAGTGGCGACCCAGCGCTGATGGCACAATATGAGCGAGAAATTGCCGAGATGGGCGCGGGCGATCGCGTTCATCTGCTGGGTCGGCGGTGGGATATCCAGGATTGGTATGACGCGGCAGATATGTTTCTCCTGCCCTCCTGGCGCGAAGGGATGCCCCTCGCCATTATGGAAGCCATGGCCAAAGGCCTCCCCGTCGCTGCGTCGGCGGTGAGCGGCATTCCAGAAGAACTGGGGGAAACGGGCAAGCTGCTCAGCGACCCCAATCAAAACCCCGTGCAAACGATTGCAGACCTGGTGGACATTATCCAAACCTGGGCCCTGCACCCGGAGCAGCGTCGTGCGGCTGGTGAGGGCTGCCGCCAGCGGGCTATCAATCTGTTTCAGCAGCACCGAATGCTGGACGAAACGATTAGTTTGCTTGCAGACCTGATGCTTCCAGCGGGAGACTATGTTTCACCAGGACTGGCGCTGGTTCGTCCAGACCACGCCTTCCCCAACAAGATCGTGGGCAACTGTGAGGACTGCGGCTGGCCCTATTTGCGTCGCGAGGTTCCCCACAACTGGTACGTGGATCGGCGGCATCCGGTGGTGGGCTTCCTGAGTCGCGACGAGGCGCATATTCTCTACAACACGGCGCTCCAGTTTCGCGGACAGCGGGCCCTGGAGATTGGCTGCTGGATGGGCTGGTCGGCCTGCCACTTGGCGCTGGCGGGCGTTGAGTTAGACGTGGTTGACCCGCTGCTGGAGCGGCCTGAGTTTTTTGACAGCGTGAGTCAGTCGCTGACGGCGGCCGGGGTGCGCGATCGCGTCGCGCTCTATCCTGGCTTCAGCCCAGGTGCAGTGCAGGCATTGGCAGCGCAGGAGCAGCGTCGATGGTCTCTCATTTTTATTGACGGCAACCACGAAGCGCCCGGCCCTCTAGAGGATGCGATCGCCTGTGAGCTGCTGGCCACAGAGGATGCCCTCATCATTTTCCACGACCTATCTTCGCCCGATGTGGCACAGGGGCTAGACTACTTGCGCGATCGGGGTTGGAATACGCTCGTTTATCAAACCATGCAAATTATGGGCGTGGCGTGGCGCGGGAATGTCAAACCCATCCGCCATACCCCAGACCCGGCGGTGTCCTGGACGCTGCCTGCCCACCTGAAGCACTATACCGTTAGCGGCTGGCAGGAAGCTGCACCCACTGCTCATCCGGCGCTTCATGCGCTAATCCAAATGGCAGAGCGGGTAGAAGCGCTGCCGCCTGTGGCAGAGCCAATCTCCCAAGAAACTGCGCGGGCGATCGCCACTGATCTGCGCGAAGGACAAGCCGCCTATATTGCAGGAGAGTGGGACACTGCACTAGAGCGTTGCCATCGAGCCATTGAGCGGGGTGCAGGCGCGGCTTCTGCTCATGCCATCCTCAGCAATCTCTACGGCCAACGCGCCCAACTTCAAGCCAGCGTACAGCATTTTGCCTGGGCAAATACGGCCCACACCACGCTTGGCAAAGCCTCCTATGCAGAATTTCAGGAACTTGTTCAGGTCGTGCGTCCCTACACGCTCCTGTCGGAAGAGCGCCTGTTCTCGCTCTACGCGCTGACCAAGCAGATTTGCCTCGAAGATTTGCCGGGAAACCTGGTCGAGTGCGGCACGTTTAAGGGGGGAGCTGCCGCGCTAATCGCTGCCGTCGTCAAGCGCTATAGCCAGCGATCGCGCAAACTCTATGCCTGCGACACCTTTGAGGGAATGCCCGAGCCGGTAGAAGTAGACAAGCACAACGGCGTTCCGGCGAATGACACGGATTGGGGTGCGGGCACGCTCAAGGCCCCGATCGAAGAAAACCTGGCCGTCGTCTGTCAAGCCCTAGACGTACAGGACATCGTAGTTCCTGTCAAAGGGCTATTCCAGGACACCCTGCCCGAATACCGCGCTGAAATGGGCGATATTGCACTGCTGCACGCGGACGGCGACTGGTACGAATCGACCCTTGCCATTTTCAACCTGCTATACCACCAGGTGATTCCGAGCGGCGCGGTGCAAATTGACGACTACGGGTTCTGGGAGGGCTGTCGGCAGGCAATTCATGAGTTTGAGCGGCAGCAGCGCTCTAGCTTTGCGCTCCGGCGGATTGACTCCACAGGCGTTTGGTTCCGCAAATCAGACGCGATCGCCCCCGCGCAGGATTATGGGCAGTTGCTCTGTCAGTTGGGCACGCTGGCCTACCAGTTGGGCGATCGCCCGCTGGCCACTGCGGCGACTGCGGCCGCCCTGCGGCTCGTCCCCAACCTGCTGGCTGCGGAACTGATTCAGCAGCAGCTTCAGCAATCTCAGGGGGCTGCCCTGCAACAGGTGAGATTAGCTATCACACGTTACCAATCTGCGGCATCGGCTTCAGAGCGTCTCTCTGCTCTAGAACTGCTCCGTCAGCACCGCTACCAACTGATTGAGCAGTTGCTCAATCTTGCGCCTGAAGAACTGGAAACCGCCTTTGCGGGCGAGTTGGGACAGGCACATCGCCTAATCCTGGATTCTGGGATTCGGCTGGAACCCCTCACAGAAACCGACGAGGCGATCGCCCTCCAACTCATTGCCACCCTTTCGGAGGGATGGGCAAACCAGACATCCGCTCTGCTGGCAGCGATGCTGTATTGCTATCCCCACCATCTCCCCGATGGATTCGATCCGACCTTTATGCCACCGTCTCTGCTAGCAGACATCGTGCGGTATCTCTGTGCGCCGCCCACGATGTTTATGGAATTGGGCGAGGCTGACGAGTATGCCAAATATCTGGAGCGATGGGTGGACAGACTCTATGAACAGGTTCAAAACGACCCCACCGACTTCCTCTGGCAAAAGGTAGCTCAGGTCACGCTGCAAACCCTCGATCTCACACCGCTTTACCTGACGCGGCGATCGCTCAAATCTCTCTGCCAGAAGCGTTCAGCGCTGATTGCCCAAGCGCTCACTGCTGAAGGAGCCGCCTTAGATTACGACTTCCCGGTTGCCCCCAGAGCCCGCGCCAGAAGCTCCGGCTGGGGGATTCTGTCTCCTGGTTTTATTCCTCAAACCAAGACGGCTGCAACGCTTCCTGTTTTCCGCGACCTCAATCGCGACCAGTTTGAAGTCATTCTCTTTTCCCTGACCTCCTATGAACACCCGGCTGCTCAGTATTGCTTGCAATATGCCGATCGGGCAGTGCAGCTTCCTGGGCGGCTAGCAGAACAGGTTGATGTCCTCCGGCAAGCGGAATTAGACATCCTCTGGATTGCGACCAATACTGCGGCTATGACGGATTCTATAACCCTCCTGGCATCCCATCGGCTATCGCGGGTGCAGGTTTGTGGCATGAACTCGCCCATCTCCAGCGGGATTGCCCAAATCGACTACTGGCTCACCAGCCGCCTAGCGGGGTCGGCGGATCAGGCGCAGCGCCACTTTACAGAACACCTACTGCCTCTAGAAGCTGCTGGCCAGTGCTTTGACCTTTCGGTCGAGGGATCTGACCCGCCAACCGAACCTGTAGACCGTGCCATGCTGGGCATTGCGGACAATGAGGTGGTGTTTATCTCTGGCGCAAGTTTTTACAAAATTTCGCCCGAACTAGAGGCAGCCTGGGCAGAAATTCTGGCCAATGTTCCGGGTTCTCGGCTGCTGATTTACCCGTTTAACCCAAACTACTCAAACCAGTACCCACTGGCGGCGTTTCAGCGACGATTGTCGAAACAACTGACCGCCAGAAACGTGGAAGGCGATCGCCTCTTTGATCTTTGGGTCCCACCTCCAGCCGAGCCAACCTGCAAGCGCGAGTGCAATTAG
- a CDS encoding DJ-1/PfpI family protein, producing MAAKILMLVGDFVEDYEVMVPFQALQMVGHTVHAVCPNKKSGEFVRTAIHDFEGDQTYSEKPGHRFTLNATFAEVNPASYDALVIPGGRAPEYIRLNADVINIVQHFASANKPIAAICHGAQLLAAAGAVRGKRCSAYPACGPEVTAAGGQYVDIPVTEAVVDGNLVTAPAWPAHPRWLAEFLKVLGTRIEHAELLRV from the coding sequence ATGGCCGCGAAGATTCTGATGCTGGTGGGAGACTTTGTAGAAGATTACGAAGTCATGGTGCCCTTTCAGGCGCTGCAAATGGTTGGGCACACGGTTCACGCCGTCTGTCCCAACAAAAAATCGGGGGAGTTTGTCCGCACGGCGATTCACGATTTTGAAGGCGACCAAACCTATTCCGAAAAGCCAGGACACCGCTTTACGCTCAATGCCACCTTTGCCGAGGTTAATCCTGCCAGCTACGACGCGCTGGTGATTCCCGGCGGCCGCGCCCCAGAATATATCCGGCTGAATGCGGATGTCATCAACATCGTCCAGCATTTTGCCAGTGCCAACAAACCCATCGCCGCCATCTGCCACGGGGCACAGCTTTTGGCTGCTGCTGGAGCCGTGCGCGGCAAGCGCTGCTCAGCCTACCCCGCCTGCGGCCCAGAAGTGACTGCTGCGGGCGGTCAGTATGTTGACATTCCCGTGACGGAGGCCGTCGTAGACGGCAATCTGGTAACGGCTCCTGCCTGGCCCGCCCATCCGCGCTGGCTGGCAGAGTTTCTTAAGGTGCTGGGCACCCGCATTGAACATGCAGAACTGCTGCGGGTGTAG
- a CDS encoding tetratricopeptide repeat protein: MEPAAPAPDRPDRPAPQQHCGDRPRCPRHLTNAIGWLAMSEALDWVFQGDHAGAIPSESFANTHCEAQIAQGEADLRHYALLGLALLLQGQEAEAQAVWMTPLSDAKPDALEAYLSDLANLLEQALTHCLAHQQFPEAERLSRQLLELDEQAKYHHSLGIAQAQLGDLDAALASWQRAIALQPDFVAAWAQQAQTYQKLEQFAEAGECYAAWTTLQPQNADAWAGLGRCQAMQGDWDAAVQAWGQSHALAPDAAPVLADMSYGLLQLGQAAEALSGLRQAIWQRSDFAETYCAWAKTPPQNPAVCANAAFLETLAVADHSDAALHQAGNLLARGGQSERAIALYQQALQENSSNFAAVIDLGNALVQTGQIPAAIALYKTALSETPNANHLWLSLGQALWKQGDTEGAIAAAHHALSLNADLTDAHRLLGLAYLAQGNIDLAAEHWRSLLAQQPEAVEGWCNLATALMQAGQKEEALQCLQTALRINSNLAPQVANLLANWLDQRPGQQPCSAASPTPDDPLWKKMLPVDAPTREVRQTSDWVASEPEACLIPVHPPQVVALKPPRCLESLPHLSFGLGNALSIPETFVTVLPKGRFWLDPDQSSLAVFNAAGDVMRDLSVEFPLLTPGHPAWLTRQHWVFSAQKLPPVEDISGTVAVLAGLSNNIYFHWMLDILPRLKILQDSGLNLDEIDYWLVGDRHSWQQDSLHHLHIPSEKILPVQEHLHIQADKLIVPSFPGAAAWPQAWICDWLKSSFLHSQGFASDLPKRLYLSRQKTRDRRIINEESVVKLLESKGFTTVYLETCTIAEQAQLFYNAELIVSPHGSGLTNLAFCRPGTQVIELFSPNYVYPCYWYLSNLVGLDYAYLLGEVPAGRFWQSLLYPLVRVEDIFVNLDALEQMVGGMMI, from the coding sequence GTGGAACCTGCTGCGCCCGCGCCTGACCGCCCGGATCGACCTGCCCCACAACAACACTGCGGCGATCGCCCGCGCTGCCCTCGACACCTTACCAACGCAATCGGTTGGCTAGCCATGAGCGAGGCGCTGGACTGGGTATTTCAGGGCGACCATGCCGGGGCGATTCCTTCGGAAAGCTTCGCCAACACCCACTGCGAAGCGCAGATTGCCCAGGGCGAGGCAGACCTCCGGCACTATGCCCTGCTGGGTCTGGCGCTGCTGTTGCAAGGTCAGGAAGCCGAAGCCCAGGCGGTGTGGATGACCCCGCTATCCGATGCCAAACCAGACGCGCTAGAAGCCTACCTGAGCGATTTGGCAAATCTCCTGGAGCAAGCGTTAACCCATTGTTTGGCACATCAGCAATTCCCAGAGGCCGAGCGGCTTTCGCGGCAGTTGTTGGAACTGGACGAGCAGGCGAAGTATCACCACTCGCTGGGAATCGCCCAGGCGCAACTGGGTGACCTGGATGCGGCGCTGGCAAGCTGGCAACGGGCGATCGCCCTCCAGCCCGATTTTGTCGCAGCCTGGGCGCAGCAGGCGCAGACTTATCAAAAGTTGGAGCAGTTTGCCGAAGCGGGCGAGTGCTACGCCGCCTGGACGACCCTCCAGCCCCAAAATGCCGATGCCTGGGCGGGGTTGGGTCGGTGTCAGGCAATGCAGGGCGATTGGGATGCAGCGGTGCAGGCTTGGGGACAATCTCATGCGCTGGCTCCCGATGCTGCGCCCGTTCTAGCAGATATGAGCTATGGGCTGCTGCAACTGGGGCAGGCGGCGGAGGCGCTGTCGGGGTTGCGTCAGGCGATCTGGCAGCGGTCGGACTTTGCCGAAACCTATTGCGCCTGGGCAAAAACACCGCCGCAAAATCCTGCGGTATGCGCCAACGCAGCGTTTTTAGAAACCCTGGCGGTGGCCGACCATTCCGATGCGGCACTGCACCAGGCGGGAAATCTGCTGGCTCGTGGCGGGCAGAGCGAACGAGCGATCGCTCTATATCAACAGGCCCTCCAGGAAAATTCGTCAAATTTCGCAGCCGTTATAGATTTGGGCAACGCACTGGTGCAAACGGGGCAAATTCCAGCGGCGATCGCTCTGTATAAAACCGCGCTGAGCGAAACCCCAAATGCCAACCATCTCTGGCTGAGTCTGGGGCAGGCGCTCTGGAAACAGGGGGACACAGAAGGGGCGATCGCCGCTGCCCATCACGCCTTGTCCTTAAACGCTGACCTCACAGACGCACACCGACTGCTGGGGCTAGCGTATCTGGCGCAGGGAAACATAGACCTTGCGGCCGAGCATTGGCGATCGCTCCTAGCTCAGCAGCCCGAAGCCGTCGAGGGCTGGTGCAACCTGGCGACAGCGCTCATGCAGGCGGGCCAAAAGGAGGAAGCGCTGCAATGCCTGCAAACGGCGCTGAGGATCAATTCCAACCTGGCTCCCCAGGTCGCAAACCTGCTGGCAAACTGGCTAGACCAGAGGCCTGGGCAGCAGCCGTGCAGCGCAGCATCGCCCACACCTGATGACCCGCTTTGGAAGAAGATGCTGCCCGTTGACGCGCCGACCCGCGAAGTCAGACAGACTAGCGACTGGGTTGCCTCTGAGCCAGAAGCCTGCTTAATCCCTGTGCATCCGCCCCAGGTCGTTGCCCTCAAACCGCCTCGCTGTCTAGAGTCGCTGCCTCACCTGAGCTTTGGCTTAGGAAATGCTCTGTCTATTCCTGAAACCTTCGTCACTGTTTTGCCAAAGGGACGGTTTTGGCTCGATCCCGATCAGAGCAGTCTGGCCGTGTTCAACGCGGCAGGCGACGTGATGCGGGATCTCTCCGTCGAGTTTCCGCTGCTCACCCCCGGACATCCCGCTTGGCTCACCCGTCAGCACTGGGTCTTTTCTGCCCAAAAGCTGCCGCCAGTAGAGGATATATCGGGAACCGTTGCCGTTCTTGCAGGTTTGTCGAACAATATCTACTTTCACTGGATGCTGGATATCTTGCCACGTCTCAAGATCCTGCAAGATAGCGGGTTGAACCTTGACGAGATCGACTACTGGCTGGTGGGCGATCGCCATTCCTGGCAGCAAGACAGCTTACATCATCTCCACATTCCATCTGAAAAAATTCTGCCTGTTCAGGAGCATCTCCATATCCAGGCGGATAAACTCATCGTTCCTTCATTTCCCGGTGCGGCAGCCTGGCCCCAGGCTTGGATCTGCGACTGGCTAAAGTCGTCCTTTTTGCATTCCCAGGGTTTTGCTTCTGACTTGCCAAAGCGCTTGTATCTTTCCAGGCAGAAAACGCGCGATCGCCGAATCATCAACGAAGAATCCGTAGTGAAACTTCTTGAGTCCAAGGGATTCACCACGGTCTACCTGGAGACTTGCACCATCGCCGAACAAGCCCAGCTTTTTTACAACGCTGAACTCATCGTCTCTCCCCACGGCAGCGGACTCACCAACCTTGCCTTCTGTCGCCCAGGCACTCAGGTTATAGAACTGTTTTCGCCCAACTACGTCTATCCCTGCTACTGGTATCTCAGCAACTTGGTCGGGCTGGACTATGCCTATCTGCTGGGCGAGGTTCCTGCGGGGCGCTTCTGGCAATCGCTGCTCTATCCGCTGGTTCGAGTTGAGGATATTTTTGTAAACCTGGATGCGCTGGAGCAAATGGTCGGTGGGATGATGATATAG
- the mgsA gene encoding methylglyoxal synthase: MPNTIALIAHDSKKDDIVQFAQRHQAMLSRHRLVATGTTGQRIQDATSLTVERMLSGPLGGDAQISAEVCEGKVLAVIFLVDPLYAQPHEPDIQALLRICNVHNVPLATNLATAEAIALHLTNVPVAHLVFNPAAGHGSPDQDLTLIRQLLEPHMTLHVYTTSEQEDPADYIEAAIASHPDVIIAAGGDGTVSAVAKALIGTGIPLGVIPKGTANAFATALGLPGVFPIRSACQAIAGGYTRTVDVARCNGLPMILLAGVGYEALTIERSSRELKDQWGVLAYLMAGWEAMDQQSLFDAELEADGQVYPFQAHAITIANAAPPTSVLAQGAGQVVFDDGLLDVTIASVQNKLQGIATMLQIFGTALVGGTPQRPNVVHGRVSRLKVTTNPPQKVVLDGEIIGTTPIEVETIPNGLTVLVPKPGFLNALSG; this comes from the coding sequence ATGCCCAACACGATCGCCCTGATTGCCCACGACTCCAAAAAAGACGACATCGTTCAGTTTGCTCAGCGGCATCAGGCTATGCTGAGTCGGCATCGGCTGGTCGCCACGGGTACGACGGGGCAGCGCATTCAGGACGCAACGAGCCTGACGGTGGAGCGAATGCTGTCGGGGCCGCTGGGCGGCGACGCGCAGATCTCGGCGGAGGTGTGTGAGGGGAAGGTGCTGGCGGTGATTTTTCTGGTCGATCCCCTCTATGCCCAGCCCCATGAACCGGATATTCAGGCGTTGCTGCGAATTTGCAACGTCCACAACGTGCCGCTGGCGACGAATCTGGCAACGGCCGAGGCGATCGCCCTCCACCTCACCAATGTTCCCGTTGCCCATCTGGTCTTTAATCCCGCAGCGGGACACGGCTCTCCAGACCAAGACCTGACGCTGATTCGCCAGCTGCTAGAGCCACACATGACGCTGCATGTGTATACCACCTCGGAGCAGGAAGACCCGGCAGACTATATTGAAGCGGCGATCGCCAGCCATCCTGATGTGATCATTGCAGCAGGTGGCGATGGCACGGTGTCGGCAGTGGCCAAGGCACTGATTGGCACGGGGATTCCCCTGGGCGTGATTCCCAAAGGCACAGCCAATGCCTTCGCCACGGCGCTGGGTTTGCCCGGAGTGTTTCCCATTCGGAGTGCCTGTCAGGCGATCGCAGGCGGATACACGCGCACAGTCGATGTGGCCCGCTGCAACGGGCTGCCGATGATTCTGTTGGCGGGCGTGGGCTATGAAGCGCTGACGATTGAGCGCTCTAGCCGTGAACTCAAAGACCAGTGGGGCGTGCTGGCCTATCTGATGGCAGGCTGGGAAGCGATGGATCAGCAATCCCTCTTCGATGCTGAACTGGAAGCCGATGGACAAGTCTATCCTTTTCAGGCGCACGCCATTACCATCGCCAATGCAGCACCCCCCACCTCCGTCCTAGCGCAGGGCGCAGGGCAAGTGGTCTTCGATGACGGGTTGCTAGACGTGACGATCGCCTCGGTGCAGAACAAGCTCCAGGGCATCGCCACCATGCTGCAAATCTTTGGAACCGCACTGGTCGGCGGCACCCCGCAGCGACCAAACGTTGTGCATGGGCGCGTGTCTCGCCTGAAAGTGACCACCAATCCGCCGCAAAAAGTGGTTCTCGATGGCGAAATCATTGGCACCACGCCGATTGAAGTCGAAACGATTCCAAATGGACTCACGGTGTTGGTGCCCAAACCTGGCTTCTTGAATGCGCTGTCTGGCTAG
- a CDS encoding molybdenum cofactor guanylyltransferase: MPLSAIILAGGHSTRMGRDKALIEIEGVPLLQRTGAIAQSCANAVFIVTPWPDRYAALLPDCQFVPEVPLPGETEPHGPLVGFLQGLEQVAAQETSEWVLLLACDLPRLQAAEVQQWAAQLETIQTGAIAYLPRDSQGWQPLCGFYRLSSLPLLRDFVQAGGRSFQRWLTQHPVAEIPSVDFAHLLNCNTPEDLTHL; the protein is encoded by the coding sequence ATGCCGCTCTCCGCCATTATTCTCGCAGGTGGCCACAGCACCCGCATGGGGCGCGACAAGGCGTTGATTGAGATTGAAGGCGTGCCCCTGCTGCAAAGAACCGGGGCGATCGCCCAGTCCTGTGCCAACGCTGTCTTCATCGTTACGCCCTGGCCCGATCGCTACGCTGCGCTGCTGCCCGACTGCCAGTTTGTGCCTGAAGTGCCGCTGCCTGGGGAAACGGAGCCGCACGGGCCGCTGGTGGGCTTTTTGCAGGGGTTGGAGCAGGTTGCGGCCCAGGAAACGTCGGAGTGGGTGCTGCTGCTGGCGTGTGATCTGCCCCGGCTGCAAGCAGCGGAGGTGCAGCAGTGGGCAGCGCAGTTGGAAACGATTCAGACGGGGGCGATCGCCTATTTGCCACGCGATTCGCAGGGCTGGCAGCCGCTGTGTGGGTTCTATCGCCTGAGCAGTCTGCCGCTGCTGCGCGACTTTGTGCAGGCGGGCGGGCGATCGTTTCAGCGGTGGCTGACCCAACATCCAGTTGCCGAAATTCCGTCCGTTGATTTTGCCCATTTGTTGAACTGCAACACGCCGGAAGACCTGACACATCTCTGA